Proteins co-encoded in one Salvia splendens isolate huo1 chromosome 4, SspV2, whole genome shotgun sequence genomic window:
- the LOC121798997 gene encoding uncharacterized protein LOC121798997 — translation MKIVVVLLLLSATFQIALSTTRDGQIPNGNFEYGPKPSQMKGTKVTDPHSIPHWETTGYVEYIKSTQKQGDMVLVVPEGASAVRLGNAATIKTKVKVAKGVFYAISFSASRTCAQEQTLMVSISQNSQPKDWGIWPIQTIYSCDGWDSYSWGFRANSSDMEILIHNPGVDKDPACGPLIDSVALKALPKPIRQRGNLLRNGNFEEGPYIFPNSSWGVLIPPTLKDANSPLPCWLIESLKAVKYIDSDHFRVPEGRRAVELVAGRESAIAQLVRTTPGKTYDLVFSIGDAKNSCEGSMMVEAAAGRDIMQVPYQSKGTGGFKRAKLRFKAVSSRTRVRFLSAYYHMKSDNSGSLCGPVVDDLRLVSVRYPGQA, via the exons ATGAAGATAGTAGTAGTGCTACTGCTACTCTCAGCAACTTTCCAAATCGCATTATCAACAACTCGTGACG GACAAATACCAAATGGAAACTTTGAGTACGGCCCAAAACCGTCGCAAATGAAAGGGACGAAAGTGACCGACCCGCATTCCATCCCACATTGGGAAACGACAGGCTACGTGGAATACATAAAATCGACGCAAAAGCAAGGCGACATGGTGCTGGTGGTGCCGGAGGGAGCCTCAGCCGTGCGGCTGGGCAACGCGGCCACCATCAAGACGAAGGTGAAGGTGGCCAAAGGAGTGTTCTACGCCATCTCATTTAGTGCATCAAGGACTTGTGCACAAGAGCAGACATTGATGGTCTCAATTTCACAAAATAGTCAACCCAAAGACTGGGGAATTTGGCCCATCCAAACCATCTACAGTTGTGACGGTTGGGATTCCTATTCTTGGGGATTCCGGGCCAACTCTAGTGACATGGAGATCTTGATCCACAATCCGGGTGTCGACAAAGACCCGGCTTGTGGCCCACTTATCGACTCAGTTGCACTAAAGGCCTTGCCCAAACCCATTAGACAAAGAG GCAACTTGTTGAGAAATGGCAACTTTGAGGAGGGTCCATACATATTCCCCAACAGTAGTTGGGGAGTACTAATCCCTCCGACCTTGAAGGACGCGAACTCTCCTCTTCCCTGCTGGTTGATCGAGTCCCTCAAGGCCGTCAAGTACATCGATTCTGACCACTTCCGCGTGCCTGAGGGCAGACGAGCTGTGGAGCTTGTGGCCGGAAGGGAGAGTGCCATTGCTCAACTAGTCAGAACTACGCCTGGAAAAACCTACGACCTCGTTTTCTCCATAGGCGACGCGAAGAACTCGTGCGAGGGGTCGATGATGGTGGAGGCAGCCGCGGGGAGAGATATCATGCAAGTTCCTTATCAATCGAAGGGGACTGGAGGGTTCAAGCGTGCTAAGCTTAGGTTTAAGGCCGTTTCGTCCCGAACTAGGGTTAGGTTTTTGAGTGCATATTATCACATGAAGAGTGATAATTCGGGTTCATTGTGCGGACCGGTTGTTGATGATTTGAGGTTGGTTAGTGTGCGCTATCCGGGTCaggcttag
- the LOC121801654 gene encoding putative cytochrome c oxidase subunit 5b-like: MWRRLAIQLRSLEPGRFASRPVRCAAASSAAPMNVLRSSAASYRHFSASGNASALRVEDVVPIATGHEREELEAELQGKDILEINHPSGPFGTKEAPAVIKSYYSKRIVGCPGGEGEDEHDVVWFWLEKGKPHECPVCSQYFTLEVVGPGGPPDGHGDEDDHDHHH; this comes from the exons ATGTGGAGAAGGCTCGCGATTCAGCTACGATCGCTCGAACCAGGCCGATTCGCATCAAGGCCTGTCCGATGCGCCGCCGCATCTTCGGCCGCGCCAATGAATGTCCTCCGATCATCCGCCGCCTCCTATCGACATTTCTCTGCATCTG GGAATGCTTCTGCATTAAGAGTGGAAGATGTAGTGCCCATCGCTACTGGTCATGAGCGAGAGGAGTTGGAAGCTGAGCTTCAA GGAAAGGACATTCTCGAAATCAACCACCCATCGGGTCCTTTTGGAACGAAG GAAGCCCCTGCCGTGATTAAGTCTTATTACAGCAAAAGAATTGTGGGATGCCCTGGTGGTGAAGGCG AGGATGAGCATGATGTTGTTTGGTTTTGGCTAGAGAAGGGCAAGCCACATGAATGCCCAGTATGCTCACAGTATTTTACG TTGGAAGTGGTGGGCCCGGGTGGACCACCTGATGGACATGGAGACGAAGATGATCACGATCACCACCACTAA
- the LOC121798273 gene encoding acyl-protein thioesterase 1-like isoform X2, which translates to MSFSNSSTGSGRRTFEFGGTYVVKPRGKHQATIVWLHGLGDNGSSWSQLLESLPLPNIKWICPTAPTRLVTLLGGFPCTAWFDMGELSEESSDDLEGLDASAAHIANLLSTEPAGIKLGVGGFSMGAATALYSATCFARGKYENGRAYPITLRAILGLSGWLPGARSMASKVMKLFLTNMATYHTNLFARPVFEIYLTRHMKGLDIILCLKRWKMLATG; encoded by the exons ATGAGCTTCTCAAATTCATCAACAGGCTCTG GTAGAAGAACATTTGAATTTGGAGGTACATATGTGGTTAAGCCAAGAGGTAAACACCAGGCTACGATAGTTTGGCTTCATGGTCTCGGTGACAACGGGTCCAG CTGGTCACAACTCTTGGAAAGCCTCCCTCTTCCTAAT ATAAAATGGATATGCCCCACTGCTCCAACTCGCCTCGTTACTTTACTAGGTGGATTTCCTTGCACAGCAT GGTTCGATATGGGAGAGCTATCTGAAGAAAGTTCCGATGACTTGGAAGGATTAGATGCCTCAGCAGCACACATAGCTAACTTACTCTCAACTGAGCCTGCTGGCA TAAAGCTTGGTGTTGGAGGCTTTAGCATGGGAGCTGCAACAGCTCTCTACTCTGCAACTTGCTTTGCTCGTGGCAAATATGAGAATGGCCGCGCTTACCCTATCACTTTGAGGGCCATTCTCGGCCTCAGTGGTTGGCTTCCCGGAGCTAG GAGCATGGCTAGCAAG gTGATGAAGTTGTTCCTCACAAACATGGCGACATATCATACCAATCTCTTCGCACGTCCGGTTTTCGAAATCTATCTTACAAGACATATGAAGG GATTGGACATTATACTGTGCCTAAAGAGATGGAAGATGTTAGCAACTGGCTAA
- the LOC121798273 gene encoding acyl-protein thioesterase 1 homolog 1-like isoform X1, with protein MSFSNSSTGSGRRTFEFGGTYVVKPRGKHQATIVWLHGLGDNGSSWSQLLESLPLPNIKWICPTAPTRLVTLLGGFPCTAWFDMGELSEESSDDLEGLDASAAHIANLLSTEPAGIKLGVGGFSMGAATALYSATCFARGKYENGRAYPITLRAILGLSGWLPGARSMASKVDKSGEAAMRAASLPIFLSHGLCDEVVPHKHGDISYQSLRTSGFRNLSYKTYEGIGHYTVPKEMEDVSNWLNMAMRF; from the exons ATGAGCTTCTCAAATTCATCAACAGGCTCTG GTAGAAGAACATTTGAATTTGGAGGTACATATGTGGTTAAGCCAAGAGGTAAACACCAGGCTACGATAGTTTGGCTTCATGGTCTCGGTGACAACGGGTCCAG CTGGTCACAACTCTTGGAAAGCCTCCCTCTTCCTAAT ATAAAATGGATATGCCCCACTGCTCCAACTCGCCTCGTTACTTTACTAGGTGGATTTCCTTGCACAGCAT GGTTCGATATGGGAGAGCTATCTGAAGAAAGTTCCGATGACTTGGAAGGATTAGATGCCTCAGCAGCACACATAGCTAACTTACTCTCAACTGAGCCTGCTGGCA TAAAGCTTGGTGTTGGAGGCTTTAGCATGGGAGCTGCAACAGCTCTCTACTCTGCAACTTGCTTTGCTCGTGGCAAATATGAGAATGGCCGCGCTTACCCTATCACTTTGAGGGCCATTCTCGGCCTCAGTGGTTGGCTTCCCGGAGCTAG GAGCATGGCTAGCAAGGTTGATAAATCGGGCGAGGCAGCTATGCGTGCTGCCTCTCTCCCGATCTTCCTATCTCACGGACTTT gTGATGAAGTTGTTCCTCACAAACATGGCGACATATCATACCAATCTCTTCGCACGTCCGGTTTTCGAAATCTATCTTACAAGACATATGAAGG GATTGGACATTATACTGTGCCTAAAGAGATGGAAGATGTTAGCAACTGGCTAAATATGGCCATGAGGTTTTAG